One Populus nigra chromosome 16, ddPopNigr1.1, whole genome shotgun sequence genomic window, TTCACTAGAAGTTAATTCCAGTAGAACAACCCCGTAGAATAGAACGAAGAAATTCACAATCCTGACCAACACCTGCAGTTTAAGATGCTGGATCAGCATCGTGCCAGCCCTTGCTGCAAGGTGGAACGCTCATGAATTCATCAAACTCCTTTACATGGATGTCACAACACTTCCACTGCAAAATTACATGTAATTAAAAGGtaattagtaaaaaaagaaaaagaaaataagagagcAGGCTGGAAGTAAAAATGCAGTAAATTATACACACCCCTCTCATTCGATCATGAAAAACAGCAGGCCCGGGATGGTAATTACAGGCAGTTTCATGATTATCCTTCTCCTTGAAAGTTTGACCACATCCCTGATTCTTGCACGTCTGGGGCTGGTTTATATCAACTACCTTTTTTGCTGGAGCAGAAGCACAGCTTTTAGCTGGTGCAGCTTTGGGTTGTGCTTGTGACCCTAAAAAGGACATGAAGTGCTTCAGCTTTAAAAGCAAACAATCGATGTATAGTGGGGAAACCAGGTACATGGGAGTTTAAAATGCACCAATTACAAAATTGATTCAACAGTGTGAAGATGGCCACAAAAggaataataaagatgaagccAACTGCTTGTGCAAttcaaaaaaaccttttattcaCTTAAACTTGTACTAACTCTTTTACTTGGAAAATTGGAAGTTTACTCCTTACCACTCACTTAACATCCTAGGCCATGCCAAAGAAGTTTTTCCACCAAGTAGCGGATTCTTAGGGGTACCGTTTcccaaaactaaaaattaagctGCTTTGCACAATTTAAAAGATCTTACAAGCTCTCGGAAGTATTTCTCAATTTGTCACCAGCTAGCATTCTGAGGATCATATTTGTGTTAACAGAGCTTGATGgattttcaattcaataatgCAAACACTAACATGCTTCCATGCAATGAAACGGTTCATACATCACTTCCATATAATCTAGatagataatttttctttcccttttttttttcagtttggttttaaaACTGTAATATCAATTGTTGTGGTTATTAAAagttttcagtttggttttaaaACTGTAATATCAATTGTTGTGGTTATTAAAagttttcagtttggttttaaaACTGTAATATCAATTGTTGTGGTTATTAAAAGCATTCAAATGACACTACCATGATCTGAGCAAAAAAAGCCTTGCTTGCATCTAGGGCAAGATTCCTTTGAGGATGAGTTGGTAGCAGGAGCTGCAGTGGGAGGAGAAAATGGATTCTTTGGGGTGGGAGTTGGAGTCGCCTTTGCTAACACTGGTTTCTCAGTTGTGTGTTTACCTGTTTTACATCTTCATCACaggaaaaaaacttttgagtGACCATCGCTGATAGACATATAAGCATATTATCAACGCAAATGTAAACACAAAATATCAACCATGACCAGTTTGAGCTAATTCATTCAACCAAGAAGAAGTCATATTTTGTCAGAAATCCTGCCATATTCACATATACCTAAGAAAAGTAGCAGAAAAATGAGGGCACAGGACCTACCCTGGAATCTCCAGAAACAAGCTGAAATCATGACTCCTTTTCTTGCAACAACTCCACTCTTTCATTCCATCATGAAAGAAAGGCTGGAAAATGGAATTAAGCAAGATTAAGGTAATGAATAAAAAGcctatttctttttcaaaataaccaagtaaatcataagaaaaaactcTGACTTACCCCCTGTCAATGCATATCCGCACATGCAGTGAAACCGCATCAAAGTAAGCAAGGAAAAGGTTAATCAGTATAATACACAAACGCACACTATATTCAGAAATTTTTTCCTTCTGTAATCAAATATGATAACCTTGCACAAgatataatagaaaaacatatgTACTACCAAAGTCCAAGACTATCAAAATACAAATTTCTACAAAACATAAGGCAGAAACtgaaaaagaaatgcatgaaGCTGAACAATAAATGGATAAAATCCATTTTCTCACTGTTGGGACAGGGATCTTTGGATTCCATTACACAATAGCCATTATTTGAATCTAAGCATTTAATAACCCTATAATATGTAGCACATTGAACacgttaatatatttttaagaactGTTTCCCTGGATTCAATATGACATCCTTATCCTGCATTTTTATTAAGTAACAATTGAATTTACTATCATCTTTTCACATCTGTTAAAAGCATGAAAATTTTCTTCCTGGTGGAGCTGTGCTTGAGAAACATCAAAGACAATGATTGTAAACGAGGAACATTTTAGGTATCTAAGATACCCTATACCACTCTGACAAGATCAGTACTCTTCCCTATACCACACTGACAAGATTCAGCGCTCTTAACAATCATCATGATCTTTAATCAAACCATGCCGTGCGGATAGAATAACGAAATTTGTCAGCTTTtttacttaaatcatgaaaaaaattacttaactTTCTACCCAATCCTCTCTTGCACAGTAAATCAACCACCTTAAGAGCAGATGATAACAACTCCCTTGTCCTATATTTctctaaaaacatcaatttttttccctttacacGAGGAATcgaacaaaacacaaaaagctATCACATTATCGCAATTAAATCTATAAATCATAAACCCCAAATTGTATCAactgcaaaaacaaaagttaataattaagaaaagttGAAATACCGAATCATGGTAAGTACAGGAACCATCGGGATTGTTGTCTTCGGTGAAAGTTGCGTCACAGCCGATTCGCTGGCAGCGAAGCTTAGGTACCTCGGTTTGGTCCATGGATAAATAATTCTctttttagcttttgttttaaAGATGGAGACAGAGAGCAGTGGAAGAAAGAGTTGCGTTCGAGCGAGTAGAGGAATCTAAGTCGTCTTCTGAGTTCAGTTTTGTCTTCTGATTATTCTAGAAACACATTACAAAGTTGTTGTCGGTCCCGCTGTTAGATTATGTAGTTTAAAGTCTTTAATTAAACTTGAAGTCTCACATGCCTTGTTCATTCGTTGGTCggttaattaattcaaaaaaataattaaggtttttttttaaaaaaataataattaaaacaactttaatttgagaaaaaatcaaattagttttttttttatcggaaCAActctgatttaaaaaataaatcaattaatttttttatcatagtaTCAAATTGAATTAATCagatttaattagattaatttcaatctaatttttttaatctaacataattcaaataatgaTCCAAATCTTAAATTAACCAACTAAATTAAGTTGAGTTTAGTAATAACACTTGTACTAGGATTTGCTTTCAActcaaataactaataaaagtaagattaataataatattattgttttataatacataaaaaaatattattgttttgtaaGTATAAcaatactatttttatattatacggTTATGATATTAGATTATGACTTtatttattatacataataTAGTTATAGTCTTTCGTTATTTTGAAAGTTGGTGAGGACTCAAATTGGATTGGGTTTATACAATGTTTGATTTCAATTTGACCTTGTCCCAGATGGATATGGAGGGAAGAAAGCTAAAACccatattttttacttgtttttttaaggttaaaagCAGGATATGAATTTTTGTTCATTAAGGTTAGGTTAGTTTATGATAAGGATATTTAagagtgtaattattattatttttcaaataatttttcgtgtcaaaatatattaaaataatacattttttattatttaaaaattatttttgagattagcatgttaaaacaatccaaaacataaaaaaaatattaatatttttttaaaacaaaattaaaattttttgagaatGCAATTTGCACCAAATTTTCAAACGGacactaaatatattttttttgaaaaacacttttgaacGTATAAGAAAACTGGACATGTCAAGgaatacttttgaaaaatacaattgTTACtgcatatataattttcaaaaaaattattgctgCTGTATATACGTGTTTAAGTGGATCGACATCAATGACTGATGGGACGAAAACACAAAATTGTATATACAACAGTCAAAGAATGTGGGGCCTAATATGTATGTACATGAGAGTTCTGGATTGTCTGTCTGGCTGATTATTAGCAACCTGAACTGTGGAATCAGTAATGAGATTAATTCCTTGTCTTCCCAAGATGATTAGCTATACTTCCTTTGAAGTAATGAGACTACAAAATGTGGAGTTCGTAACTATCTGTTACGCACTTCAATCATGGAAACTCTTTCCTGTAAAAACATAAATGATAAGTTAATTGCCTTGGAGatatttaaaagaagaaaagacatGTGAGGTATGAGGAGCAGATATTCAACTTTCAAAAGCTGTTTTGcaatgaagttttgaaaatgattgGCACATACCACTGCCAAATGACTTTGCAGTAGCAGCATAAAAGGATATGAATTCCCGGATTCATGGGGATGCATTGCCAGAATTATGAAAACAAACCCTAGTTTCTTgcacaatattttctttaaggAAATTCACTAACAAAGAAATCAGTATACGCACTCACAAAGAGCTGTAAGACCATGGTTGTGCCTGCAGAAGAACAGATATGGAACTCTTTCCTAGATATACTATCCATCAAAAAGATATATATGATATTGAGTTCTGGGATGTGACAGCATGTCAAGTCTTAAGAAAATTTTACATGGGATGCAATATGCTTCAATGTGTACCGGAAAAATTCTCAGTATGCATTCTTTCCCACAAAATAAATCACGTgcacacacaaacacaaacaaGGAGGGAGGGAGAACCTCATTTGGAGTACCATTCTCCGATGGAAACCATTTATTTGGAGCGCTACTCTCGGATGGAAACCATTGCAAAAGGACACCCAAATTCATGACGTTAGGAATCAATTTGAACAGGAGAGGAGTTGTCACCTGAATGAGCATCAATCAAGTAAGGGTTTAATGCAAGAGAACCAAAACATTGTTAAAAAGCCATGTTACATTTGCAAGTATCGAAGAAACGAACCAGACTGAGAGCTGTTGttccaagaagaagaagatacatcTTTCCCTGCATCAAAACCACCAAAATGGTTTAAAAACTAATGAAGGATGGGCAAGTGTTCATATAGTTACACAGATATCTAATCATGACATCAAACCTAAAACCACCTATATGTGCATGCAACCCTAAACCCTAGTTCCACATAAACGAGATTTTATCTTTAATGGCACCCTAActatcacacacacacaaacagaGAGAGAGTTCACCTCAACAAGATGAAGATTTGAGGCACGACTTAGGAGAACAAAAGCAAATTCTCCAATTTGAGCAAGTAATACTCCAACCTACATCATAGTACATCAATTTttgttcaggaaaaaaaaaggaaagagaagagtTTCAAGTacaattgtcttttttttttgtcaacaagCATAGAGAGCCAACTCACGAGGAATGATGTCCTAATGCTATATCCAAAGGCTTTAGTAACTGCAGCAGCAATGGTTGTCTTGACAACTATAACCAGAATCACAGATGCTAGCAATATATCCACATGGTTCCATAGAAAATGTACATTTATGAGCATTCCAATgctagaaagaaagagagctgCAAACAGGTTCCTGATTGGTTCCACCTACAAAGTAGACagtcaatttcaaaacatatctatctcactattatttttttaacataacacAACCACACGGAGAATAATTCCCATGCAAAAAAGAGTAACACGGTGATGTCCATCGACTACAGCTGTTAGTCTCGTAATTAATAGAGCGATGGAGCCACTAAAACAAGTTACAGAGATCCAGAGTcaatttacaaatttaaattagtGCATTATTTCAGAGAACATAACTTTTATACTGAATCCATACTACCATTTGTGGCAGTACTTGGCACACAATCCATTGCACAGAAGAATACCTGTTCTAAAGTATGCTGTGCAAAGTCAGTGGTAGATATCATGACTCCAGCCATGAAAGAACCCAACTCAAGACTAAGGCCCAGCTTGTCACTGCACTGAAATGGTAAAGAAAATCTAAGAATAATGAGAACAAGATGACAAAAACATCACCAAGAAGCAATGCACTGATAGTTGAAGGAAATCCAAGAGTAATGAGAACATGATGACAAAAAATTTTCCGTGCAGCCCTGTGCTGCCCTGAATCATGACATCTGTATCTCAACATCATAACTTCTGCAGTTAACTAAAGATGAAAATTCACAGATGAATTTCTTTCATATATTTGATGATTTCTGGCCTAAGTA contains:
- the LOC133675229 gene encoding cysteine and histidine-rich domain-containing protein RAR1 isoform X1, giving the protein MDQTEVPKLRCQRIGCDATFTEDNNPDGSCTYHDSPFFHDGMKEWSCCKKRSHDFSLFLEIPGCKTGKHTTEKPVLAKATPTPTPKNPFSPPTAAPATNSSSKESCPRCKQGFFCSDHGSQAQPKAAPAKSCASAPAKKVVDINQPQTCKNQGCGQTFKEKDNHETACNYHPGPAVFHDRMRGWKCCDIHVKEFDEFMSVPPCSKGWHDADPAS
- the LOC133675229 gene encoding cysteine and histidine-rich domain-containing protein RAR1 isoform X2; its protein translation is MKEWSCCKKRSHDFSLFLEIPGCKTGKHTTEKPVLAKATPTPTPKNPFSPPTAAPATNSSSKESCPRCKQGFFCSDHGSQAQPKAAPAKSCASAPAKKVVDINQPQTCKNQGCGQTFKEKDNHETACNYHPGPAVFHDRMRGWKCCDIHVKEFDEFMSVPPCSKGWHDADPAS